The following coding sequences lie in one Aureimonas sp. AU20 genomic window:
- a CDS encoding aspartate aminotransferase family protein → MDALSNSLAAADIAHVVHPVTNLRAHETNGPLVMARGEGIRVYDDRGKEYIEGLAGLWSVGVGFSEKRLADAAYQQMLKLPYYHTFTSKSNEPSIRLAEKLAEMTPEPLTRAFFTSSGSEANDTIVKMVWYRSNAMGKPEKKKFLARTKAYHGITIASGSLTGLPTNHRDFDLPAIPVRHLTCPHFYRFGMEGESEAEFTARLLRELEDVIAQEGAETIAAFIGEPLMAAGGVMPPPAGYWEGVERICRANDILLVSDEVICGFGRLGTPFGCQKYGFTPDIMTLSKQITSSYMPLAAVMLSEAVYAPIADNSARLGVFGHGFTASGHPVATAVALENIAIIEERDLMGNAARLEQPFQAGLRSFADHPLVGEVRGAGLIGALELVADKATKRPFEKAGRAGQIAAAIGHEEGLIFRSIVDQLALCPPMIVTEEDVGEIMTRMGRTLERLTGAVAAEGLA, encoded by the coding sequence ATGGACGCACTCTCGAACTCCCTCGCCGCAGCCGACATCGCGCATGTCGTGCATCCCGTCACCAACCTACGCGCGCACGAGACCAACGGCCCGCTGGTCATGGCGCGGGGCGAGGGCATCCGCGTTTATGACGATCGCGGCAAGGAGTATATCGAGGGGCTGGCCGGGCTCTGGTCGGTCGGCGTCGGCTTTTCCGAAAAGCGCCTGGCGGACGCGGCCTATCAGCAGATGCTGAAGCTGCCCTACTACCACACGTTCACCTCCAAATCGAACGAGCCCTCGATCCGCCTCGCCGAGAAACTCGCCGAGATGACGCCCGAGCCCCTGACCCGCGCCTTCTTCACCTCCTCCGGCTCGGAGGCCAACGACACGATCGTCAAGATGGTCTGGTATCGCTCGAACGCGATGGGCAAGCCCGAGAAGAAGAAGTTCCTCGCCCGCACCAAGGCCTATCACGGCATCACCATCGCCTCCGGCTCGCTCACGGGCCTGCCCACCAACCATCGCGACTTCGACCTGCCGGCGATCCCGGTGCGCCATCTCACCTGCCCGCATTTCTACCGCTTCGGAATGGAGGGCGAGAGCGAGGCCGAGTTCACCGCCCGGCTTCTGCGCGAGCTCGAGGACGTCATCGCGCAGGAAGGCGCCGAGACGATCGCCGCCTTCATCGGCGAGCCGCTGATGGCGGCGGGCGGCGTCATGCCGCCGCCGGCCGGCTATTGGGAGGGCGTCGAGCGCATCTGCCGGGCCAACGACATCCTCCTCGTCTCGGACGAGGTGATCTGCGGCTTCGGCCGGCTCGGCACGCCCTTCGGCTGCCAGAAATACGGGTTCACGCCCGACATCATGACGCTGTCGAAGCAGATCACCTCCTCCTACATGCCGCTCGCCGCCGTCATGCTGTCGGAGGCGGTCTATGCGCCGATCGCGGACAACTCGGCCCGGCTCGGCGTGTTCGGCCACGGCTTCACCGCGTCCGGCCATCCGGTCGCCACCGCCGTCGCGCTGGAGAACATCGCGATCATCGAGGAGCGTGATCTGATGGGCAACGCGGCGCGGCTGGAACAGCCGTTCCAAGCGGGGCTCCGGAGCTTCGCCGATCACCCGCTGGTGGGCGAGGTGCGGGGCGCGGGGCTGATCGGGGCGCTAGAGCTGGTGGCCGACAAGGCGACCAAGCGCCCCTTCGAGAAGGCCGGCCGAGCCGGGCAGATCGCCGCCGCGATCGGCCACGAGGAAGGGCTGATCTTCCGCTCCATCGTCGACCAGCTGGCGCTCTGCCCGCCGATGATCGTCACGGAGGAGGATGTCGGCGAGATCATGACCCGCATGGGCCGCACGCTGGAGCGCCTCACCGGAGCCGTCGCGGCGGAGGGGCTGGCCTGA
- a CDS encoding ABC transporter permease: protein MMRVAQGLFGTLAVFFLLAPLIAILPLAFTSGIFLNYPIPSLSLRWFAELANSDVWRLAIVNSLVIGLGATVLAVVLGTLAALGLRSGLVPFGNALRTVFLLPMVVPAVVLGVGLQTALGRLGLTSSYTGVILAHAVLCVPFVVVSVSTALQGIDRRVERAAASLGASPVTVFRRITFPLAMPGIVTGAVFAFATSLDEVVLTLFVAGPNQRTLARQMFSSIRENISPAIAAAAFILIVGTLVLAALVAFMNRRRRVAA, encoded by the coding sequence ATGATGCGTGTCGCTCAAGGGCTGTTCGGAACGCTCGCGGTCTTCTTTCTTCTGGCGCCGCTGATCGCCATCCTGCCGCTCGCCTTCACCTCCGGCATTTTCCTCAACTATCCCATCCCGTCGCTGTCGCTGCGCTGGTTCGCTGAACTCGCCAATTCGGATGTTTGGCGGCTGGCAATCGTCAACAGTCTGGTGATCGGGCTGGGTGCGACGGTGCTGGCCGTGGTGCTCGGCACGCTCGCCGCGCTCGGGCTGCGCAGCGGTCTCGTGCCCTTCGGCAACGCCTTGCGCACCGTCTTCCTTCTGCCGATGGTGGTGCCCGCCGTGGTGCTGGGCGTCGGTCTCCAGACCGCCCTCGGGCGGCTCGGCCTCACCAGCAGCTACACCGGCGTCATTCTCGCCCATGCCGTGCTCTGCGTGCCCTTCGTCGTGGTCAGCGTCTCGACCGCGCTGCAAGGCATCGACCGGCGGGTGGAGCGCGCGGCGGCAAGTCTCGGCGCCTCGCCGGTCACGGTGTTCCGGCGCATCACCTTTCCGCTCGCGATGCCCGGCATCGTCACCGGCGCGGTCTTCGCCTTCGCCACCTCGCTGGACGAAGTGGTGCTGACGCTCTTCGTGGCGGGGCCGAACCAGCGCACGCTGGCGCGCCAGATGTTCTCCTCGATCCGCGAGAATATCAGCCCGGCCATCGCCGCAGCCGCCTTCATCTTGATCGTCGGCACGCTGGTTCTGGCCGCGCTCGTCGCCTTCATGAACCGCCGCCGCCGCGTCGCGGCGTGA
- a CDS encoding ABC transporter permease: MTSAGSSLRSVALIAPLFLFLGFFFLWPLWTMISVSMRDPAVASALPQTATAITGWSGEGVPAPEVQSALANDLRGVQAIELGAAVRRLNSEVSGFRSLIPKTQRAVKDAAEGAPVDLTALDPRWADPAFWTAIRNASSAFTDRNLLAAADLGRDDTGAIAELPAGSSANRLIISRTFVIAGTITLCCLAIGLPYAMLMAATSGWKRNVLMLAVLLPLWTSLLVRTAAWFILLQDQGLINGALVRLGLSDAPLPLIFNRTGVVLAMTHVLLPFMVLPIYSVVNAIPKTLMPAAASMGAPPFAAFRRILLPLAMPGILSGSLLVFMVAIGYYITPALVGGPNDQMISSIIAFYALQTANWGMAGALGLILLVVTTALYLVYGRLSRAGSPLGA; this comes from the coding sequence ATGACCAGCGCCGGCTCGTCCCTTCGCAGCGTGGCACTGATCGCGCCGCTCTTCCTGTTTCTGGGCTTCTTCTTTCTCTGGCCGCTCTGGACGATGATCTCCGTCTCCATGCGCGATCCCGCCGTGGCCTCGGCCCTGCCACAGACCGCCACGGCGATTACCGGCTGGAGCGGGGAGGGGGTTCCGGCGCCGGAGGTTCAGAGCGCGCTCGCCAACGACCTGCGCGGCGTGCAGGCGATCGAACTCGGGGCGGCGGTGCGCCGCCTCAACAGCGAAGTCTCCGGCTTTCGCTCGCTGATCCCCAAGACCCAGCGCGCCGTGAAGGACGCGGCCGAAGGCGCGCCGGTGGATCTCACCGCGCTCGACCCGCGCTGGGCCGACCCCGCCTTCTGGACGGCGATCCGCAACGCCTCCTCCGCCTTTACCGACCGCAATCTCCTGGCCGCCGCCGATCTCGGGCGGGACGACACGGGCGCGATCGCCGAGCTGCCGGCCGGCAGTTCCGCCAACCGGCTCATCATCTCGCGCACTTTCGTCATCGCCGGCACGATCACGCTCTGCTGTCTCGCCATCGGCCTGCCCTATGCCATGCTGATGGCGGCGACCTCGGGCTGGAAGCGAAACGTTCTGATGTTGGCAGTTCTCTTGCCACTCTGGACCTCGCTTCTCGTGCGCACCGCGGCCTGGTTCATCCTCCTGCAGGATCAGGGTCTCATCAACGGCGCGCTGGTGCGCCTCGGCCTGTCCGACGCGCCACTGCCGCTGATCTTCAACCGCACCGGCGTCGTGCTCGCCATGACGCATGTGCTGCTGCCCTTCATGGTGCTGCCGATCTACAGCGTCGTGAACGCCATCCCGAAGACGCTGATGCCCGCCGCCGCCTCCATGGGCGCGCCGCCGTTCGCCGCCTTCCGCCGCATCCTCCTGCCGCTCGCCATGCCGGGCATCCTGTCGGGCTCGCTGCTCGTCTTCATGGTGGCCATCGGCTACTACATCACGCCGGCGCTGGTCGGCGGCCCGAACGACCAGATGATCTCCTCCATCATCGCCTTCTACGCGCTGCAGACGGCGAATTGGGGTATGGCCGGGGCGCTGGGGCTGATCCTGCTCGTGGTGACGACGGCGCTTTATCTCGTCTATGGCCGGCTGTCGCGCGCCGGCTCGCCGCTGGGGGCCTGA
- a CDS encoding ABC transporter ATP-binding protein yields MKNFIHFHDVSKSFGMTKVVENLDLEVEKGEFLSLLGPSGSGKTTILMMLAGFENATSGTIRMDGERIEDLPPHKRGIGVVFQNYALFPHMTIAENVAFPLQMRRLGKAETQERVARALDRVRLGHLSERRPDQLSGGQQQRVALTRALVFEPKVVLMDEPLGALDKQLREEMQLEIRELHRQLGLTIVFVTHDQGEALTMSNRIAIFDKGRISQIGTASRVYDHPENAFVAQFIGETNLLPAKVERRDGERLLIDLGEGARLEAEGPAGLEPGASVMLSVRPERLHLRPQAESNAIEAGVDDVVYQGDHLRLHLSRGALRFVARCERTAVPPALGSRTWLSAAPADCAVFPA; encoded by the coding sequence ATGAAGAACTTCATCCATTTCCACGACGTATCGAAATCCTTCGGCATGACGAAGGTCGTTGAGAACCTGGATCTGGAGGTGGAGAAGGGCGAGTTCCTGTCGCTGCTGGGGCCGTCCGGCTCGGGCAAGACGACGATCCTGATGATGCTGGCCGGCTTCGAGAACGCCACATCCGGCACCATTCGCATGGATGGCGAGCGCATCGAGGACCTGCCTCCGCACAAGCGTGGTATCGGCGTCGTGTTCCAGAACTACGCCCTGTTTCCCCATATGACGATCGCCGAGAACGTCGCCTTTCCCCTGCAGATGCGCCGGCTCGGCAAGGCGGAGACGCAGGAGCGCGTGGCGCGCGCGCTCGACCGCGTGCGCCTCGGCCATCTCAGCGAACGCCGGCCCGACCAGCTCTCCGGCGGCCAGCAGCAGCGCGTGGCGCTGACCCGCGCCCTTGTCTTCGAGCCCAAGGTCGTCCTGATGGACGAGCCGCTCGGCGCGCTCGACAAGCAGCTGCGCGAAGAGATGCAGCTCGAAATTCGCGAGCTGCACCGCCAGCTCGGCCTCACCATCGTCTTCGTCACGCACGACCAGGGCGAGGCGCTCACCATGAGCAACCGCATCGCCATCTTCGACAAGGGCCGCATCTCGCAGATCGGCACGGCCTCCCGGGTCTACGACCATCCCGAGAACGCCTTTGTCGCGCAGTTCATCGGCGAGACCAATCTCCTGCCCGCAAAGGTCGAGCGGCGCGACGGAGAGAGGCTTCTCATCGATCTCGGCGAAGGCGCGCGGCTGGAGGCCGAAGGGCCGGCCGGGCTGGAGCCGGGTGCCAGCGTCATGCTCTCGGTGCGGCCCGAGCGGCTGCATCTGCGCCCCCAGGCCGAGAGCAACGCCATCGAGGCCGGCGTCGACGACGTCGTCTATCAGGGCGATCATCTCCGGCTGCATCTCTCGCGCGGTGCCCTGCGCTTCGTCGCGCGTTGCGAGCGGACCGCCGTGCCCCCCGCTCTGGGCTCGCGCACCTGGCTCTCGGCCGCGCCGGCCGACTGCGCGGTGTTTCCGGCATGA
- a CDS encoding ABC transporter substrate-binding protein: protein MSRNGTRKLLGGLVAATLLIAAPASARDLTVVSWGGNYQDAQRTIYFKPFSEKTGKPLLEESWDGGYGVLSAKMQAGTPNWDAVQVEAEELALGCADGIYEPVDWSKLGGKDKFIPSAVSDCGVGAIVWTTGLGYDADKLKQAPTSWADFFDTAKFPGKRALRKGPKYALEFALIADGVAPKDVYTTLATPAGVDRAFKKLDTIKKDLVWWEAGAQPIQLLASGEVVMTSAYNGRLAGINKTEGKNFQIVWPGSIYAVDSWVVLKGSPNKDAAFDFIQFASEPANQSKLPDYIAYGLPNKEAGAMLKPDVAANLPTAPANLDVAIPLDTDFWVDNIEALTARFNAWVSQ, encoded by the coding sequence ATGTCACGCAATGGAACTCGCAAACTCCTCGGTGGCCTCGTTGCCGCGACCTTGCTGATCGCCGCTCCCGCTTCGGCGCGGGACCTGACGGTGGTTTCCTGGGGCGGCAACTACCAGGACGCCCAGCGCACCATCTACTTCAAGCCCTTCAGCGAGAAGACCGGCAAGCCGCTCTTGGAAGAATCGTGGGACGGCGGCTACGGTGTCCTTTCGGCCAAGATGCAGGCCGGCACGCCGAACTGGGACGCGGTGCAGGTCGAGGCCGAGGAACTGGCGCTCGGCTGCGCCGACGGAATCTACGAGCCGGTGGACTGGTCGAAGCTCGGCGGCAAGGACAAGTTCATCCCCTCCGCCGTCAGCGATTGCGGCGTCGGCGCCATCGTCTGGACCACGGGCCTCGGCTACGATGCCGACAAGCTGAAGCAGGCGCCGACAAGCTGGGCCGACTTCTTCGACACCGCCAAGTTCCCCGGCAAGCGCGCGCTGCGCAAGGGGCCGAAATACGCGCTGGAATTCGCCCTCATCGCCGACGGCGTCGCGCCCAAGGACGTCTATACGACGCTCGCGACCCCGGCGGGCGTCGACCGCGCCTTCAAGAAGCTCGACACGATCAAGAAGGACCTCGTCTGGTGGGAGGCCGGCGCGCAGCCGATCCAGCTTCTCGCCTCGGGCGAAGTGGTAATGACCTCCGCCTATAACGGGCGCCTCGCCGGCATCAACAAGACCGAGGGCAAGAACTTCCAGATCGTCTGGCCCGGCTCGATCTACGCCGTGGACAGCTGGGTCGTGCTCAAGGGCTCGCCCAACAAGGACGCCGCCTTCGACTTCATCCAGTTCGCCAGCGAGCCGGCCAACCAGTCCAAGCTGCCGGACTATATCGCCTATGGTCTTCCCAACAAGGAAGCCGGCGCGATGCTGAAGCCGGACGTCGCCGCCAACCTGCCGACCGCGCCGGCCAACCTCGATGTCGCCATTCCGCTCGACACCGACTTCTGGGTGGACAATATCGAAGCGCTGACGGCCCGCTTCAACGCCTGGGTCTCTCAGTAA
- a CDS encoding cupin domain-containing protein → MPAIGAAIRELRRRRQLTTRQLAVRSGISHSTISLLERDRLSPSVDTLSAILEAMGSTLTGFFSEIGDRLPHSPFYRADDLPEIGRSDGISYRMVGINHPNRRLLMLHETYCPGADTGDAFSHKAQEAGIVLKGQVEVTVGDQARRLQAGDAYYFDSETPHRFRNAGAEPAELISAITPPTY, encoded by the coding sequence ATGCCCGCCATTGGAGCCGCGATCCGGGAGCTCAGACGCCGCCGACAGCTGACGACGCGCCAGCTCGCGGTGCGCTCCGGCATCTCGCATTCCACCATCTCGCTTCTGGAGCGGGACCGGCTAAGCCCCTCGGTCGATACGCTGAGCGCCATTCTCGAAGCCATGGGCTCGACGCTCACCGGCTTCTTCTCCGAGATCGGCGACCGGCTGCCCCATTCGCCCTTCTACCGCGCCGACGATCTGCCGGAAATCGGGCGAAGCGACGGCATTTCCTACCGCATGGTCGGGATCAACCATCCCAACCGCCGCCTTCTGATGCTGCACGAAACCTATTGCCCCGGCGCCGATACGGGGGATGCCTTCTCGCACAAGGCGCAGGAGGCCGGCATCGTGCTCAAAGGCCAGGTCGAGGTCACGGTCGGCGATCAGGCGCGCCGGCTTCAGGCGGGCGACGCCTACTACTTCGACAGCGAGACGCCGCATCGTTTCCGCAACGCCGGCGCCGAGCCGGCGGAACTGATCAGCGCGATCACGCCGCCGACCTATTGA
- the hisD gene encoding histidinol dehydrogenase — translation MAPEIEALRKRLTFVKAPQADKETQTSVSGTVAEVLSAVRQEGDAALRRYSKAFDKIEPEAFEVTLEEREAAVAKLDPQTRADTEFAIGNVRAFAEAQLKTMLPLEIELRPGLHLGHRVIPVARVGAYVPGGRYPLLSAPIMTIVPAKVAGCAEVVACLPPTAAEAMIAGCHLSGADRIFRVGGAQAIAAMAFGTESIPAVHKIVGPGNAYVNEAKRQVFGPVGIDQLAGPSEIYTLADETGNAEIIAIDLLAQAEHDVHTRVGLLTTHRPLADAVIAEVERQLQTLSTAAVARVAWERQGEVTVCESEADLIAYSDWIAAEHLQVHTRDAKGLAARLSGYGSLFIGTKASVVYSDKCCGTNHTLPTMGAGRYTGGLWVGSYVKIATHQWLEDEGVATVAPPAVRQSASEGLEGHRRAAALRLEKPELFA, via the coding sequence ATGGCGCCCGAGATTGAAGCCCTTCGCAAGCGACTCACATTCGTAAAGGCGCCCCAGGCCGACAAGGAGACGCAAACCAGCGTGTCGGGCACCGTCGCGGAGGTTCTCTCGGCCGTTCGTCAGGAAGGCGACGCGGCGCTGCGGCGCTACTCCAAGGCCTTCGACAAGATCGAGCCGGAGGCGTTCGAGGTGACGCTGGAGGAGCGCGAGGCGGCGGTGGCAAAGCTCGACCCGCAGACCCGGGCCGACACGGAATTCGCCATCGGCAACGTGCGCGCGTTCGCCGAGGCGCAGCTGAAGACCATGCTGCCGCTGGAGATCGAGCTGCGGCCGGGCCTGCATCTCGGCCACCGCGTCATCCCCGTCGCGCGGGTCGGCGCCTATGTGCCGGGCGGCCGCTATCCCCTGCTTTCGGCGCCGATCATGACCATCGTGCCGGCCAAGGTCGCGGGCTGCGCGGAAGTGGTGGCGTGCCTGCCGCCGACGGCGGCCGAGGCCATGATCGCCGGATGTCACTTGTCGGGCGCGGACCGCATCTTCCGGGTCGGCGGCGCGCAGGCCATCGCCGCCATGGCCTTCGGCACGGAGTCGATCCCGGCGGTGCACAAGATCGTCGGACCGGGCAATGCCTATGTGAACGAGGCCAAGCGACAGGTCTTCGGACCCGTCGGCATCGACCAGCTGGCGGGGCCGAGCGAGATCTACACGCTGGCAGACGAGACGGGGAATGCCGAGATCATCGCGATCGACCTGCTGGCCCAGGCCGAGCACGACGTTCACACCCGCGTCGGCCTTCTCACCACCCATCGTCCGCTGGCGGACGCCGTGATCGCCGAGGTCGAGCGGCAGTTGCAAACGCTGTCCACCGCCGCGGTCGCGCGCGTCGCCTGGGAGCGACAGGGCGAGGTGACGGTCTGCGAGAGCGAGGCGGACCTCATCGCCTATTCCGACTGGATCGCCGCCGAGCATCTTCAGGTCCACACGCGGGACGCCAAGGGGCTGGCTGCGCGCCTGTCGGGCTACGGCTCGCTTTTCATCGGCACCAAAGCGAGCGTCGTCTATTCCGACAAGTGCTGCGGCACCAACCACACGCTGCCGACCATGGGCGCGGGGCGCTACACCGGCGGGCTCTGGGTCGGCTCCTATGTGAAGATCGCCACCCATCAATGGCTGGAGGACGAGGGTGTCGCGACGGTGGCCCCGCCCGCCGTCCGTCAGAGCGCCAGCGAGGGGCTGGAAGGCCACCGCCGCGCTGCCGCGCTACGCTTGGAGAAGCCCGAGCTTTTCGCCTGA
- a CDS encoding GntR family transcriptional regulator, giving the protein MSKIEYRTLNDLAYDRIREGLMAASFHPGQVLVIRTLAESYGISTTPVREALQRLVAERLLVLLPNRSIAVPGLEAAKYAEIARIRCELEGLAAELATPRLGKPALRKLAKLVSDMDASLERRDHDAYRRENQAFHFAIYSECGSPRLFQLIQDLWSETGPYMKELFGAPAYEPKANEAHQALLRALDRREPKTARASVIADLTVAGGFLIPHLEALEASRDGKAKTST; this is encoded by the coding sequence TTGTCGAAGATCGAATACCGAACCCTCAACGACCTCGCCTATGACCGCATCCGCGAAGGGCTGATGGCGGCGTCCTTCCATCCCGGCCAGGTCCTGGTGATCCGCACGCTGGCCGAGAGCTACGGCATCTCGACGACGCCGGTGCGCGAGGCGTTGCAGCGGCTGGTGGCCGAGCGTCTTTTGGTTCTCTTGCCCAACCGCTCCATTGCCGTGCCGGGCCTGGAGGCGGCGAAATATGCCGAGATCGCGCGCATCCGCTGCGAGCTGGAGGGCTTGGCGGCGGAACTCGCCACGCCGCGCCTCGGCAAGCCTGCCTTGCGAAAGCTCGCCAAGCTCGTCTCCGATATGGACGCCAGTCTGGAGCGGCGCGATCACGACGCCTACCGCCGAGAGAACCAAGCCTTTCACTTCGCGATCTATTCCGAATGCGGTTCGCCGCGCCTGTTCCAGCTGATCCAGGATCTCTGGAGCGAGACCGGCCCCTATATGAAGGAGCTCTTCGGCGCGCCGGCCTACGAGCCCAAGGCCAACGAGGCGCATCAGGCGCTGCTGCGGGCGCTGGACCGGCGCGAGCCCAAGACCGCGCGCGCCAGCGTCATCGCCGATCTCACCGTCGCCGGCGGATTCCTGATCCCGCATCTCGAAGCGCTGGAAGCCTCACGCGACGGTAAGGCCAAGACGTCGACTTAA
- a CDS encoding aspartate aminotransferase family protein — protein sequence MSSAADLAMPNAFVPGRGDVSPENAGLIERRARTLGPAYRLMYDSPLHLVRGEGVWLYDETGRRFLDAYNNVTSIGHCHPRVVEAIRAQVGTLATNTRYLHTAILDYAERLTATFPTDLSQVMFACTGSEANDLALRIAKAHTGGQGVIVTENAYHGITEAVAAFSPSLGASVDLGAHVRTVPAPDRYHLAGEDVGAAFRRDVEAAIRDLKRHGIKPAILIVDTLFTSDGVLTGPTGFLVGAAEAIRAAGGLFVADEVQPGFGRTGEAMWGFERHGVVPDMVTLGKPMGNGQPISAVVMKPEVVDRFGRNARYFNTFGGNAVSCAAAMAVLDAIETEGLQLNALETGRALLHGIEEACAGVEAVGDVRGVGLFLAVEFVEDRASRTPDRERASRVVNAMRERGVLISISGKNHNSLKIRPPLVFTRENADLFVSVLSDSLKATA from the coding sequence ATGAGTTCCGCCGCCGACCTCGCCATGCCGAACGCCTTCGTCCCCGGACGCGGCGACGTTTCGCCGGAGAACGCGGGTTTGATCGAGCGCCGGGCGCGCACGCTGGGGCCGGCCTATCGGCTGATGTACGACTCGCCGCTCCATCTCGTGCGCGGCGAGGGGGTCTGGCTTTATGACGAGACGGGCCGGCGCTTTCTCGACGCCTACAACAACGTCACCTCGATCGGCCATTGCCACCCCCGCGTCGTGGAGGCGATCCGCGCCCAGGTCGGCACGCTCGCCACCAACACGCGCTATCTCCACACCGCGATCCTCGACTATGCCGAGCGGCTGACGGCGACCTTCCCCACGGACCTTTCCCAGGTCATGTTCGCCTGCACGGGCAGCGAGGCGAACGATCTCGCGCTGCGCATCGCCAAGGCGCACACGGGCGGACAGGGCGTGATCGTCACCGAAAACGCCTATCACGGGATCACCGAAGCCGTCGCCGCCTTCTCGCCCTCGCTGGGCGCCTCGGTCGATCTCGGCGCCCATGTGCGCACCGTGCCGGCGCCCGACCGCTATCATCTGGCCGGTGAGGACGTCGGGGCCGCGTTCAGACGCGATGTCGAGGCGGCGATCCGCGATCTCAAGCGCCATGGCATCAAGCCGGCAATCCTGATCGTCGACACGCTCTTCACCAGCGACGGGGTCCTGACCGGCCCCACCGGGTTCCTAGTCGGCGCGGCGGAGGCGATCCGCGCGGCGGGCGGTCTCTTCGTCGCGGACGAGGTGCAGCCCGGCTTCGGGCGCACGGGCGAAGCCATGTGGGGCTTCGAGCGGCATGGCGTGGTGCCGGACATGGTGACGCTCGGCAAGCCCATGGGCAACGGACAGCCGATTTCGGCGGTCGTCATGAAGCCGGAGGTGGTCGACCGGTTCGGCCGCAACGCGCGCTATTTCAATACGTTCGGCGGCAATGCCGTGTCCTGCGCCGCCGCCATGGCGGTGCTCGACGCGATCGAGACGGAGGGCCTGCAGCTCAACGCGCTGGAGACCGGGCGCGCGCTTCTCCACGGCATCGAAGAAGCCTGCGCCGGGGTCGAGGCGGTGGGCGACGTGCGCGGCGTCGGGCTGTTTCTGGCGGTGGAGTTCGTCGAGGACCGCGCGAGCCGGACGCCCGACCGCGAGCGCGCCTCGCGCGTCGTCAACGCCATGCGCGAGCGCGGCGTTCTGATCTCGATCTCGGGCAAGAACCACAACAGCCTGAAGATCCGCCCGCCGCTCGTCTTCACCCGCGAGAATGCCGATCTCTTCGTGTCCGTTCTCTCCGACTCGCTGAAAGCGACGGCTTAA
- a CDS encoding phosphotransferase, which yields MSEIEALVAARYGLAGRASFLTSERDLTVRVDASGGESFVLKIANAAEDPAVSEFQNRALEHLERIAPDVPASRLVPTLDGASEFLAEKHGQPHFTRLLTWLPGRPLFGTPQTAPQMRALGTALGQLAKALSNFRHPAADHEIVWDLRRVPQLIPLTAHVGDDALRERVEAAFLRFRDEILPLAPGFRTQVVHNDFNPFNLLVAPDDSDRVTGILDFGDLVSTSAIYDLAIACAYQVAEDGPPLAFVAELLAGYHAVHPVPEREVDQLFDLIAARHAMTITIGEWRASRYPDNAAYILRNHARARAAMTRCAALPRAEAQSILRRACGYA from the coding sequence TTGAGCGAGATCGAGGCCTTGGTGGCGGCGCGCTATGGGCTCGCCGGGCGCGCCTCGTTTCTGACGAGCGAGCGCGATCTCACCGTGCGAGTCGATGCCTCGGGCGGCGAAAGTTTCGTCCTCAAGATCGCCAATGCGGCGGAAGACCCCGCCGTCTCCGAGTTCCAGAACCGCGCGCTCGAACACCTCGAACGGATCGCGCCGGATGTGCCGGCCTCTCGCCTCGTGCCGACTTTGGACGGCGCGTCTGAATTCCTAGCGGAGAAGCACGGTCAGCCGCATTTCACCCGGCTCCTGACCTGGCTTCCCGGCCGCCCGCTTTTCGGCACGCCCCAAACCGCGCCGCAGATGCGCGCACTCGGGACCGCGCTCGGCCAGCTCGCCAAGGCGCTGTCGAACTTTCGCCATCCGGCCGCCGACCACGAGATTGTTTGGGATCTGAGGCGCGTGCCGCAACTGATTCCGCTCACGGCCCATGTCGGGGACGACGCCTTGCGCGAGCGGGTGGAAGCGGCCTTCCTGCGGTTTCGCGACGAAATCCTGCCGCTGGCGCCGGGCTTTCGCACGCAGGTCGTGCACAACGACTTCAACCCGTTCAATCTCCTAGTCGCGCCGGACGACAGCGACCGGGTCACCGGCATTCTCGACTTCGGCGATCTCGTCTCGACCTCAGCGATCTACGATCTCGCCATCGCCTGCGCCTATCAGGTGGCGGAGGATGGGCCGCCGCTCGCCTTCGTGGCGGAGCTGCTGGCAGGCTATCACGCGGTCCATCCCGTGCCCGAACGGGAGGTCGATCAGCTTTTCGATCTCATCGCCGCCCGCCATGCGATGACCATCACGATCGGGGAATGGCGCGCCAGCCGTTATCCCGACAACGCCGCCTATATCCTGCGCAACCACGCGCGGGCGCGCGCCGCTATGACCCGTTGCGCCGCCCTGCCCCGCGCCGAGGCTCAGTCGATCTTGCGCCGGGCCTGCGGCTATGCGTAG